The Hydractinia symbiolongicarpus strain clone_291-10 chromosome 2, HSymV2.1, whole genome shotgun sequence genomic sequence tcaaggCTCAAGGATACTTATGAGTATTAACTTGGGTGATTGCATTGcttttattacattttgttgAATATATAACATGAAAACCAGTATTCAATCTAATACCACCAACCCAACATCCTTAGGATAGCCAAGTCATAATGTTATTtacagatgttttaaaaaataaaagatatccaataacaaagaataaagtgtatatatatgtaaacaACATTGGTTAAAGctccaactagctagctagaagtaacaaatataaaatccaAACCAATCAACCTTAGCTAGCCAGCTAAacactagaaaaaaatataaaccagcAATTTTAATAAGCCCAATGGGTATAAAATAAGTGCcatgttctattttttttaccaaaagttcataatttgcccatttgacaagttaacttgagaaataataaaggtaaacaaaatatatatgttCATCACTTCGCTGAcaaattaaaattgtctctaaactaacctcgttttcatgttagtatGCCTTTTCCGGCTGTGtattttgcggaatggaaatggatattgaaataggtctattgaaTTAATTTTTAGTTCTTCGTGGCGTAAAATAATCACATGTTTCCAGATCATCGGCTTTTATTGCGTAAACCTTTCGAGCAGCGGCTTTCCAGAAGCTTATTGTCGTAAGAAGAAAATGTTCTCTTTAAAACTGTAAATAGGAAAGACCGTATTTTCAGTCATAtaggtgtatatatatatacacacaccTCTTGTGGCTGCGGAGTCCTCGTACCGCAAACCACCTTCTCGCACTAACACCAACGTTCGATCACCGAATCGTGTTTTTGCCATCTCCGTAATTGCGGCGACGTTTGCTTCTGCTTCCGTTATTGTTATAAACGTAATTCGTTTCTGATTAACTGTAAAAAAATgagtatttataatttattattgTGTTAATTTAGAACGTTTAGTATGGAATAATATCAACTTACCGATTTTTTTGTTCTCTCTATCCGCCagaacaacttttaaaacagtTCTTCGCAGCCGCACCTACACGTTTACGCGACATCATGGACGAAGATGTATGCGACATTGTTGGCCTTCGAAACTCACCGATGTCATTGACCATTCATGTCGGTAGGTTTCCAACCCGACTCATGCCCTGACTCCTTCCACTTGGTAATACGTCCCAGAAGGCGACTCCCGAAGGCAATCAAACGTCTCATCCGGATTCGGAAATTCTGAGGAATCGAACTCCTCTGTTATGCACACCGATGTTACGTCCAGCTataatcaacaaaaatgaaattatcatAGTTATTTGAAACTCTACTAGTCTACAATGGTGTGAATAACGCATACCTTGTAAATCACTGCCAGTCTTTGGACAGATAGTTTCTCTGCAGCGTTCTTTCTGTGCGAGCACCGTCACGgctattgtaaaaaataaatgataaatcCATATTTTCTATCGTGTGCAAATTAATCCTGCAACTTACACATCACCTCCCACTGGAGGAGTTATATAGGCATGTACTAGGACACACCAAAAAGGGGGTTAATGCAAGGGCTAGACCCTTTTGAACTCACACACAAAAAAGTTTACACAACCACCTAAATATGCTGCAGTTCAGGGGGTCGGCAAAAAAAATGCGGGAAACGCAAATCTTATTGCATCATAAATATGATTACGAAATAGTGGTATGCAAGAACTTAACCAcctgtcatttttattttttaaattttaaattttgatttttgattttcaatttagtTGAAAATCAAATGGCCCTAAGGGTCGCATTTCTTTATACAAAGATTACATTATTTACCATTAGCTTCTAAACTACTATATATATTGGAGCCAAGTTAAATTATAAAACCTtcttaaaaagcaaaataaacgaaaaaagggacaaaacaataacaaagagAAAAATGCATATGACTAGTTGGGCGTATTTTCAAGTTACCGCGTGAGTGATCACATGCTTTTTCGTAACTTCTGTAACGTGAGAGAAGACGTAAGCATGTAGACACtttattattaaagaaaaagtttttattgtgGCTTTACACATTTCTCCAATAATTGGCGCCTGATAAAAGTGTTATAGGAGtataaatttattaaacaaaGTATGTGTGTGTGAGCCTTGTATTGCGATTGCAATAAAAATATACTTTGAAACTTTAATTACAGCTTTTAAATTACCTATTGATTTGCCTTGATTTTCTGGGAAATGGTGCTCTTGATGCTGCAGAGGATGAAATGTTcacatttaacaaaaaattgctTTACTGTTCACTGAAAATAAAGATAACAATTAAATACAATTGTAATCCTAAAGTATTGAAAGATTGTTTTTCAATGCCAAAAACAAGTTTTGCTCGCCAAAAGAATGTTTTAATCAGCAGTGGCACACCAGATAATTTGTTGATGTCAATTCCTTTGAAAAAATCTTGAAATGATTGATtgtgagataacaaaacagcaagctgtaatgatgGAACTAGTCCCATGactcttttgtttttgaattttagaGGTTACACCCTCCAGAGATCTATATTCAGTGCAAGacctccctttttacaaggatagTCTGCAGAATCAAAGTAATTGAACTAATGACCCTCTATAGACATTACATCACAAACATCTACTGACAGTTACAAATTCCTATACAacattaaaagaaacaaataaatataatgtaaatataaaactataaataagagCAGACAACTACCcatgcgccaggacttgtgaacctggccgtagctttccacatgtatTACGGGATCCAACACTCAGCCCTACACAGGTGATTGACGCTTGGGACCAGCCCTATGTTAGGACCAGCCTAAAGTCCACGAAgacccaaaaaaaatttcaaagccCCTTGCAAAGCTTCTTATAACAATAACTGTGGGTACATCAGGATTGTTAACCCTGTAGACGAAGTGAGCAAACTTGGCCTCCCTAATGGACCGGGGTTAAAGGTGGGACTgtcacacccaaagacaagacagattgtcaaacccccttgcttatCTTCTTTTAATTACTCTGTAAGAGAGTGGGGAGTGAGCAAACTCCTGAATTACGGTAGGCTGCCAGTGAAAATAACAGACAGATATCCGATGAAAAGCTGAAGATGAACTTTTGGAGCATTGACTAAAAACACCTTTCTTAATAGACTTACGCACCAACATTGATTAATTATTGAGACGCTGTACTCaccttgaaagaaattgatacttCCTGTATCTCACATTTTCGTTTCCAATAAATTAGTTGTTACCCAGTTCCATAGTCGCCCGACTTCCGTGTTTTGACTAGAAAAAACCACGGCTAGCTTGTCGATAGATTTTTACAAGTCGTATAAATTTCCGCGTTACTATTTGGTGAGTCTTTTAGCATGACATCacttgttgtgaaaaaaaagaatACGGTTACTATAATTATTGTCAAGACAGCAGTGAATAATGCGTTTATATTAGCCGATTTAATACTTAATATTAAATAATAGAATGCTCGCTTTTCGGCAAAAAGAATGACAATGAACTAAAAAACCTAAAACCGTACAAAAGTGTAAATAGGTATACATGTTTTATGAAACACTGTATGAAtaattctaaaatttttaaattattgaaaTCGCATTGTTTTATTATTGAAACTTCTCAAGTTTCTCTTAACAAAGCTTAACTGACATATGAAATAAagcaagaaatacaaaaaaatagataaaaggacattcttttaatgattttaatacttgtttttaatttttttgtacagaaaacaaacaaatgatTCTAGTTTTATAGAGTTTATAACTGCGGAAATACTAGCTCCTCCCTCAATTTCCTTTTAATACCCATTTGAccctaaaaactttaaaaaaaaaaaaaaaaaaaaaacaccaccAGTTTTACAAAATAACCGGTtatttaagctaccatttttgctAAAAAACCAGAGGAATTCCAATCAGGAAAAATCGCTGGCCCTCCAACATTCACAGGCATATTTCGTGCTTCATTCGCCAAAGTAGTGATTTATTGTGCGGACACTGAATTAGTaaagtaaatataaattttacgtATTTGTTCCTAACTACTGCTTCTGTCCTTTAGCACGACTTTGGATACGCGCAGATACATGCAAAATGCAATTGTTTTAATAGAAACAAGAGGGGTGGCCCGATGTTGCTCTCCCGATGGAGAGCTTTGGTACACGACTTCGATACGTTTAGGACAGTTTAACTGTTTATGCACACCAAGAGGCAGGTACGCTTTGTACAGATTAATCAAATGCAACTCAGCCAAGAAAACATAAATTAAAAGACATGGCAAAATCCAAGTCAACAAAAAACACAGACTGTAAAGCCTGTCATTAAACAGTAATTCAACTTTTGTTAGCAGGCAAAATGATTCCGCAAAAGTTGTAAAATCAATCATGGGCAAATTACAGAGCACCTATCTCATAAGctataaaagtttgtttatctATTCCGGTCGGCGTTAGTCTGTCATAACTAAAACGTCCAGCTACAATTTCTAGTTTTCAGGTTCCTATATAacagttaaaatattttacagtaATCGACAGGAGTTGCCATATTTAAACTATATAAAAAATTGGTTGATAGGCAGTTACGTAAGGAAAAGAACCTCGAAGCAGTGTAAAGCTGCGTGATTGATTAATTCTTTGACGTAAGTTCAACGGTTGCCTTAGTCCCTATTACGCAGGTGATTTAGTTTGGTTTATATTTTTCATGTATGCGTTTATTCCCTCGTATGgtttttgtataaataaataacagaACTGCGGTGAAACTATCTAAAATACATAGTATTTacttaataatataaaatataatgatTATTCATCGCTTCATCAATTCAACTAAACCACAGTATTATCgagatatttttaaagaaaagccAAAACAGTTATGGTATTCAGTTACTGACTAACTCGAGAAGAAATGATGTTTATATTCCTTAAACTCTTAGTCGTTGCATTTCTGATAACCCTTGTTGTGGGTGACTTATACACTCCGGACGATGAATTACCTAAAGGAGGCATAACGAAATATCTAAAAGGAGAGACGGAAGTAAGCTGTCTGTTGCAATGTGAAAGAGATCAGCAATGTGATAACGCCATGTTTAAATCGAAAAATAAACAGATGAGACGTGGAGATTGCTGGTTTGTAAAAATGAATGCAACTGATCAGGGAGAAGAAATGCAAATGTTGAAAACAGATGAAGCAATCACCAGTTACAAGAAGGTAAGTGTAGGGAAAGGTGCCGAGTTTTGTGTAATATTGTATTGGTCTGTGCATTTGGATATatactttatataaaaaaacttgttgTTGAAggcatatatataataatataacacTTTAAGTTAAATATATATCGACAAAGGCATTCATGTTATTGGAATATACATATTAAAGTTTTGGCTAAACTTTGtcatttttttgcatataaCCTCAGTTGATTTCATAAAGCTTTTATTATTTCTAAAAGCAAGCATTTATTACCTTTCCTTTAAATGGGTTAATTTTGATTTTAGGTACTACCTAAATGTCCACAAGGTAAGTTTCATTCTTCACATAATTATACTGCTAAGATCTACTCAATTTGTAGTCTTCTATGTTGAGGCAGCATATACTGTAAAAGTAATTTATTACAATTGTGAAGAAGTTGAATTTTGCACATTTAAGCAAAGACTCAAAATTACACTGGACATAACAGTTTAAGATGTTTGCTTCTTTCTTGTTGACTGATCAGATCTTCGACACACCTAAACAGAGaataatatatttaaatatctgtgaaaaatatgttaaaaagtttacaatacactgttaaaaagtttgtttcATCATAAGTCGCTTCCGTATAAGCGATACTGAAAAATTTAGTCGATATATGATATATGTTAAATAATGGAATAATGGTAATGTACTTTTTAGACGAGTGGACTTTATTAAAACGCAATGTCTGCTTTGGAGCACGTCCCAAAGAATACGGGGAATTTAAAGTACAGTATGATGCAGttataaaaagcataaaattGGTCCATGTTGGAGGAATTGGTGTAAAATGCGTTGATTACAGACCAGCGACAAAATGGGGTTGTAGAGTCAACGAAATTCCTCCTTTTGGCGAGGAGAATATTGCAGTTGTCATTACAGATAAGCAAAATAAATTACTTTATCCTGATACAGCATATCACAAGGGTGCAGGTTTCTTTTTTCTCCCCGGATACAACTCCACCTCTGCCTACTTGATTTTACCTGGACCAAGCAAAATTATTCATAAAGGTCAAGAATTGAGATTGCATTTTAGTGAAGATTTGTATGAACTCGACACCTCGGATAACAGTGGCGAATCTTGCGCAGATATTTATGCAAAATTGTGTGCAACCTGAATGAATTTGTTTTCCTCCACTAAAAGGAAAACATGATCGTTTAAGCATTTAAGTTTCCATACGATTCGTGTTTCTGAGGCTATTCGAAAGTAATCATTACAAAATGATTCTTTCTAGGAAAGGAACCTtaggaaagaaattaaaaaaggagCAAATaagttagtgttttttttttcaaagcctGTGTATATCTGTTACCCTGAAACAAATTATAATTTTGACAACAGTAGTTAGCAAAATGGGTTAGCTAAATGACTTTTAGTTGATTTAATTTGGGTTTCACAACTGGTGGTTATATAcactaaaattattattattattattattattattattattatttttacggATTTGAACGTTTTGCTCGAATATCTAAACATAATTCAAGTTTTTACGATCCCACATTGTTTATTTCGTTTCTATATTTTACCGGTGAGTTTCCCAAAACAATGACTCAAACGAACCAATTTTGTTTTCCTATATCATTACGCTGGATAGTTAATAAAACTGTTCCAGGTCAAACCTTGTTTCAGGGGATAGTTTTCTTTTGTCTTTTGCAGTGTTTGATTATCAGATCCTagcttatttataatttttggatgctgtatttaaaaaattgttaaatttagCACCATTGCTTTGcaatgaaatatataaataatgtaTTGTTAGCTGACCTTGTTTTTAACTTGTTTCTACTTCTTGTTTTGATCTGTGTTTATCTACTTTAACTTAATTTACCCAATTTTCACAGTTAAGGCAACGCTGTTAGCACCAGGGGATACCTTAACAATATCtaatgtcatttttttgtttaggtGAAACTTAGGTTTCTTGCTGTCCTTTTAAGCTTGTTGTGTGGGTAAAGTTTCCTTGTCTGGTATCCCTTTgttattaagttaaaaaaatttattgcggaTCCTTGTATTATTTAATAGTAGCGCattttctataattttaaaCAGGGCTGCAAATAACACACATATTGAAGTGACTTTACTAGCATAAACATCATTTTAATCAAGTAAACTGACACCATTTTTCTGCATTTAACAATCTTTTTATCATTATTGCAATGATTTTTTTCACGCCTTTTGCACATTAATCCCGCAGTTTAAATTGAGTTTAACAACTTTACCCATAGACTTTTATGTTGATTTTCGTTACTATGTTCtgtaaatagattttttttctctaaataataatttctatttGCCGAAGATTAAAATTTGCTCCCTGCATTGTTGAAGTTGATTTCCCTTAGGTCCTGAAAATAAATCGTAATTGCAATTTCCTCCctgctttttattttctttttgttttcggATTGTCCTTTGAGACCAAATATTTATCGTCCTTTGCGACTGCTTTTGActtaaaaatgattattttattGTAGATACGTGTGTATATGTTATTagcttagaaatattttttcacttgaTAATGAACACTGTAACAAAAAACTTCGTGCACTATGAAATTGTTAAATAAAGTGTATTGGTGTTAATAAATTACCACATCATAAATTATTAATAAAGAGAAACATATTCACGAAATGttcatattaaaattaaaaaaaggaagaaattttgttaaaaacgaATGCTATTGTAAACAAGCCTTTACAGATTCCATAGACGAATATGATTactctgaaaatgcataaaacataaataaagagGACACCAAAGTGCAACATATGTCATTCCCTCAgagtaaaaaatgtatttatcaGTCCTAAAAATATGCATGTACTTTACAGAACCTCCCCTATCCATGTTCCATTCGTGTtttgttttcagaatttttaaaatgtttttcatcCTACGAATTTATGTATATTGTATCGTGAACAAATTTCTGGTTTCAATAAGTcgaaacattgaaaacaaaaatatgaaaagtaACCGCGATGcatatttaatactttttatatttaatggGAAAAGTGTGATACATGTATAATTACTTCATTATAATTTAATAACCATGTGAGCTATGACAAATACCTTGTTGGGTTTTTTCCCATCAACTTGTTAACCAATCCTCTTTAAACGTCTAGCAATAAGATTTGCTGCAAGCTTAATCCATCATTATTGATACTCCAACGCAATGGATAGTATATAGTGTGTtcaaattatgcacaaaaaccATTAAATCTGTTTACCATTCATATTAACTTTCgattttcaaaacaatttgtTTTGGAATTTGTAGACGCATCCTTAAATATCTTCTGATAccacaaaaattaatattttcttttgttttacaaaTGATTGGGTGTCTCTTTTAGTTGAGTGCATACGTcacaatttttaacaaattttacctAAAAAGACCGGTTCGGAAAACATTTCGCCAACTAAAGCGACCCTCTTGTAGGAATATgttacaaataaaataataaaatgaataaaaataaatacaattcaCACAATACAGTGCATACCAAAcagataaatataaaacatatctcatatattaattcccttgcgtgagtaaaactgtgagtccacaaacacggaaatcacgggtcactttctcatgacgtggctgtacgctaaaatttaactaaaaaagttagggatgtacttcatagaaattgcacataaggtgtaaatgtATAACCCGcagctaataacgatataaatatatacacccttatgccaaaaaatgaGCATacatataggtatcgctacatatgacaAAGCATAGggattgttaaatgaagttcctagcataaaacggaaattgtgtttacgaaaaagatggctgttctttttgagtattctctactctttccttcaaaataaatctttaaaaaacatttgaataagagcatggttttataaattaatcataagaaggtttctgtaaggtttttatgttttttttcagttttaatattattaatgcgagacatgtttgttagctagcatcataaaatgCCAACCActaacaacaactagctagctagctaggaatttatataTGTGTAGACATGTTCTCTATacttagctaagtctccagtttatgtttaagtgaccagctattagctgctgaagctagctaatgttagctttaaactaaagattcccagtag encodes the following:
- the LOC130630429 gene encoding uncharacterized protein LOC130630429, whose amino-acid sequence is MMFIFLKLLVVAFLITLVVGDLYTPDDELPKGGITKYLKGETEVSCLLQCERDQQCDNAMFKSKNKQMRRGDCWFVKMNATDQGEEMQMLKTDEAITSYKKVLPKCPQDEWTLLKRNVCFGARPKEYGEFKVQYDAVIKSIKLVHVGGIGVKCVDYRPATKWGCRVNEIPPFGEENIAVVITDKQNKLLYPDTAYHKGAGFFFLPGYNSTSAYLILPGPSKIIHKGQELRLHFSEDLYELDTSDNSGESCADIYAKLCAT